Sequence from the Trichomycterus rosablanca isolate fTriRos1 chromosome 10, fTriRos1.hap1, whole genome shotgun sequence genome:
TGTGATGACACAGGAGTCTTTATTAATGAGTgagttttatttgtattttaagtaatttCAACCACATTAAACAACAAATTAGATTAAGATTCACTAATACTTTGTTTAAACTTACCCTTAAATTCACTGTCCCTGTAAACATATTAAAGTTGTGTGTTTACATAATAATGAGCCCCTTTATTATGCAATAGTCTACTATGCAATTTTAGCTTAGTTTCATTTAGTATCATTTTTATATAGCAGAACCATGTAAACATCAGGTGACTAAGCTTACTACAACAGACTGTGTTGTTAAGGAAGGGGTATTTAAACTGATCACTTACTATGTCTAATCTGTTTTACTCTCCACAAGCCATATTAGGATACACATTGAAGACACATGCTGCATGCACATCTACAATGCATACAAACAACTAAACCCTAGACACGGATTTAGAATGTGCACTTCAAAAATTGCTCTGTAAAATCTCCTTAATACACATACAATACAAAATTATGCACAAGAAGATTTAGCTTACAAAATTCAAAACATGCACAGCTTATGTAAACCTGAATTCTGACATTCTGCAGTAAAAACAAGCCCAACCTACCAGTAGAGTAGGGATAGTCCGTCAAAATGCTCTGCCTCTGACTGTGGCAGCAGTGGCATTGCAGGTCAAAAACAGCTGATGAAATATTATAAAGGCGACCTCATCACCAATTTGAGGGAGATGACGGTTCAAATCAGGGCAGCTCAAAATGACGAGACACTGCAATCTATTCAGACAGTTACAGAGACACGCTTACCTATCCGCTAATCTCCTTTGATACCCAGCAGTCACATGATGTACTTTACCTCTCTGTCCATTACCCCTGCTGAGGATGTGTCTCCCTCTGAAACTaacaaataaccaaatacacaGCACAGAAAGGAAGATTCTTGTACTTTTACAAAACCAAGCTGCACAATTATTGAACAACCTCTCTATGCCAGCATGTAAACATTGAGTCTTCTATAATGTTGGATAAGACtggaatatacagtggggccaagaagtatttagtcagccacttattgtgcaagttctcctacttagaaagatgagagaggtctgtaattttcatcataggtacacttcaactatgagagacaaaatgagaaagaaaaatacaggaaatcacattgtaggatttttaaagaatttatttgtaaattatggtggaaaataagtatttggtcaataacaaaagttcaactcaatactttgtaacataacctttgttggcaatgacagaggtcaaacgtttcctgtaagtcttcaccaggtttgcacacactgtagctggtattttggcccattcctccatgcagatctcctctagagcagtgatgttttggggctgtcgctgggcaacacggactttcaactccctccacaaattttctatggggatgaggtctggagactggctaggccactccaggaccttgaaatgctttttacggagccactccttcgttgcctgagcggtgtgtttgggatcattgtcatgctggaagacccagccacgttccatcttcaatgctctcactgatggaaggaggttttggcttaaaatctcacgatacatggccccgttcattcttcccttaacacggatcagtcgtcctgtcccctttgcagaaaaacagccccaaagcatgatgtttccacccccatgcttcacagtaggtatggtgttcttgggatgcaactcagcattcttcttcctccaaacacgacgagttgttTTAACACGacaagttccattttggtttcatctgatcacatgatattctcccaaacctcttctggatcatccatatgctctctggcaaacttcagacgggcctggacatgtactggcttaagcagggggacatgcctggcactgcaggatttgagtccctctcggcgtagtgtgttactgatggtagcctttgttactttggtcccagctctctgcaggtcattcatcaggtccctccgtgtagttctgggatttttgctcaccgttctcatgatcattttgaccccacaggatgagatcttgcgtggggccccagatcgagggagattatcaatggtcttgtatgtcttccattttcttacaattgctcccacagttgatttattcacaccaacttgcttgcctattgtagattcactcttcccagcctggtgcaggtctacaattttcttacTGGTGTttttcgacagctctttggtcttggccatggttgagtttggagtcacTTTTGTGGGCCTATTGTCTAATTAGGGTCAATGAAATCAATCACACCTTCTCTATGTTTTATTCACCTTTGTTCTTAGGTACAAACCTACTTAGTCTAAAACATGGTTCCCATTGCATTAGGCTGACCTGGCAATAAaggtatttttcaacaagataatgACCTAAACATACAGCATGTgagaaaaaacaaataattgagTGAAAAATAGTACATGCCTTAATACTTGATCCATCCAGTGCAGCTGAGGGGAGCAGtgccttttattttgtaaaaaatttTGGACTTACATGTCAGTGTGATGATGCAGGAGCAAGAATAATGGTCTTTAATTATGAAAGTGagttttatttgtctttattgAAGTATTTccaaccaaataaaaaaaataagattcACGTTATTCATGCTATTTACAGCTCTGGAATGACttaaactcatttatttacttattgttTTACGACTGCTTGTACCCTAttcaagccgtagcctagtggttatggtactagactagtaatcagaaggttgctggttcaagccccactgctgccaaattgatgctgctgggcccttgagcaaggcccttaaccctcaattgctcaggctggatactgtaactgtaatgtaagttgctttagataaatgcatctgctaaatgctgaaaatgtgaatgtattcAGGGATGTGGTGGGTCTAGTTCACTGAACGGAAGGCAGGAATACAGGCAGggatacacacattcacacacactcataccaagGGGGACTTTAGGTatctccaataaacctgactgcatgtctttggactgtgaaagtaaattcacacagacacaaggatgacatgcatactccacacaaaaaggtcCAGGACTGCTTCagatgggaatcgaacccaggaccttcttgctgtgaggtgacaatgctacccatcaagccaccatgctgcctacAACTAACCCTGTATTTGCTTAATTTACTCTTTATTTAGTTTGCAATATACACCCTGGCTATATCTACATTCTGATACAACAGGCCTTTGTgtacacagttaaaaaaaaaacaatttatttgTAATGATAATTAAAAAGTTAGCTTTGTTTTCAATATTGGTCTCTTTAGCCTGAATAACTGCGTCTGATAGAAAAGCGTAGGAACTATTGTTGTAACACGTTGTTTTGGGGGGAATATTAATTCGGTAGGACTGTTGTGCCTGTTACATGGTGCAGATGGTGCTGGGTATCGCTGTCATTTGTTAGGTAATTATTATATCTTACATTTTACTGTCTTTACAAAGTAgtatttaattacagtataAGTTTTCTGCTCAGTGCTTAACGATAACTTTTAAATATAGTGAAGTAAGAGCGACTAAACGTTTAAAACTGGCTGAAGCTTGCTTTTTAGTTAGCATCATAGATGTCCTTTTCAAAGTGTCATTGCTTTGAATTCTTGTTTTATAAGACGTATCACTGTTAATGAGGATATAATTGTATATTCTTTTTTATgtagtttatttaaataatgcagAATTAATAATAGTTTTTCCTAGCAActgcaaaaatgtttttactgtCAATACATTACTAGCAATAGAGTCACAGTGTTCCGCACATCAGTGATTTTTACTGTTGGCtttataattaaaattttattttaataaaaaattctaCTAGAGTCAAGAATATAACATAGTTTGCGTTATTTGGTCTGATGatcttaatataattaatacaaaCCTCTATGGAAAAACTTAAATTGTAGGAAGTACTGACTGCCTCCTATTCATTACATGTTATATAAGGTTACAGTATTTCATACAATGCATAGAGCATACTGTGATTTATACagtttatctttattattgaATTGTATATCCATTTTATATCCATCAGTCAATAAAACAATTGTGCACGTGTCTATTTTAATGTGAATTCATTCTGTAAGGCCATTTATTACCAGCCAGTTAAACATTAGCAGTGGAGgaattcatttattatattaaagaaaataacttgcatcatatttttatttattaggattttaacgtcatgctttggttatattcatgacagaaagggtagtcactcattacacaagattcatcagttcccaagttgtcaaacacagtcatggacaatttagtatcttcaattaacctgactgcatgtctttggactgtgggaggaaacccacacagacacggggagaacatgcaaactccacacagaaaggacccggacctggggattgaacccaggaccttcttgctgtgaggcgacagtgctacacactgagccaccatgccgccctgcaCCATATGTGTTCCTGTTAACACTGCTAAATGTACATTAGCCAGTAGTGCATTGCCATCACATTTGTAGCATTGTAAACAACACATCAACAGAAATGTAGCAAAGAGTAGCTTTACTTGCCATAAAATTGGCAGCAGTAGATCAGTTATTGGTATTGGCCAAAATACAgctttgattttattattaaaatagaaaaaaaaatcagagtaTCTCGCTCATTTTAATTGTATGTGCTTTTGGCTAAGAAGATGTCATGTATTGTCATTTATACTGTAAAAACTTAAGTGCCTAATTTAGGCATTGGCAAAGATTCTTTGGAATGTAAATTCACTGGAAATAAACTTCTTTAAAACGTACTCACACTGCCATGTCTACTGTACAatctcattttttaaattataataagtAAAATCTTATAAGTATAATCTATCTGCTAGTGAGTGTACTATTTTAGTTTTATGATGACTTGTACTCCTTGATGACTGTTGCTGGGAATGCAcaaaaaagatattttatacCAGGGCCAGTACTGGACTAAAACACTAGAGAATGTGTTTAATGTCACCTGACCTGTGTTTAATGTCACCTTATAGTAtttggggcggcatggtggctcagtgggtagcactgtcgcctcacagcaagaaggtcctgggtttgatcctttctgtgaggagtttgcatgttctccccgtgtctgtgtgggtttcctctgggagcttcggtttcctcccacagtccaaagacatgcaagagaggtgaattggagatacaaaattgtccatgactgtgctttacattaaacttgtgaaccagTAACTattgtttttgtcatgaatgtaagcaaaatgtgtaaaacatgatgttaaaatcctaatagataataaatatatagtagTATTTGGATGCAACATCGGAGTTGTAAAGGCTTTTTCTATCACAACTATGACATTTTATCTAAATGGGTGGCAAGCTTGCAAACTGGTACCTTTTTCTTTTTAAGGATGTCTGGACTGCCAAACATTCTGTGCTCTACTGTATTAAAAATATTGGTATAGCCCCCACAATAATATCACACCAGCCtatttgtaaaaaatgtgtACATAACTTTTACATATTACTGGCAGAATAAGGTTAAAAGTTAGCGACATACATCACATACGAAAAAAAACAATCTATGCTTTCCACTGTAGGATTTCACACCTGTAAATATAATgtttatgataataatattttattttgtcctaCAGACTGGAGCAAAGATTGTCTTAAGAGGATTTTATTCTACTGGGGGTAATGCTCATGTCTTTTGCCCTCCGTGGGTGCTGTGTGAAGCACTATGTACAGCCTTTCTTTTGTAATGCCCGGACACTTGCTAGAAACTTGAATACCAGAGGGCTAGTGACATTCAGCAACAAGCAGTTTGTCAAGAGATCCTCTTTACGGTTTGCCAATCAGATACGAGGAGCCAAAACCCACAGAAACAAACAGTATAACCAACAGGATGATTGGAAACATAAGAACAAGACCATTCTTACGTATATTGTAGCAGCTGGGGTTGGAATGATTGGCATGTCATATGCTGCTGTGCCACTCTACAGACTTTACTGCCAGGTCAGTGTTGAATGTCTCACACCTGTAATTACTACTATTTACTTGTTCATATTGAAATCGCTTACTGTTATCTTCatgaattattttgtatttcagGCAACAGGACTAGGGGGCACAGCGATAGCGGGACATGATGCAGACTTGGTCGAGAAAATGAAGCCAGTTAAGGAGCGTGTCATTAAAGTCACATTTAATGCTGACACGCATGCCAGCCTCCAGTGGAACTTCCGTCCACAGCAGTCAGAGATTTATGTATGATGATTAAGCATCACTATTTAGTGCAATTTCTACATCATTATAATTGTGCAAAATCTGTGCTTTTGTTTTAGGGTTCTAGCTCATGTGATAAAGTTAAATATATAgtctttttattgtattttattatttaaaacaaattcaTATTTTAGGTTGTACCAGGAGAAACTGCACTGGCATTTTACAGAGCACAAAATCCCACCGACAAGCCTGTGATTGGAATTTCTACATACAATGTTGTGCCTTTTGAAGCTGGCCAGTATTTTAACAAGATTCAGGTAATatatagggttttttttttttttttaatctactttaatagcTGTGAATTATTGGTAATCATTGATGATTAAAAGTGCTTAAGATTTTACATTCATTTGTTGCATCTAGCCCTGACAACAATATAATGTTTTAAGTGCACCTACACTAAACCTTTACccctgtgaaaaagtaattgcttgTAGCCAGTACAATATAAATTGAAGGTTGCCATTTAAGTAAGGCAATTATCTTGATGTTTCTGCCACAGTCCTAAGAAATTTCAGAGATCAGAAAAAAACAATTAGTCTATCAgtgtcagtctgtctgtaagttattaaagtaaagaaaataaatacatgaaataaatgagataagtaagtaaatttacTGAACCACATTGAGAGCCATTGTCTCCGAATAGAGAAAACCTGGAACACCTGATGTCCTATTTAGAGAGTCACGAAAGAtctcaaaatataaaactgcaggcatcacaataaaaaagaaataaattggattattactttttctgttttatttttgagtGACAGTTTTTTTAAGCATGTTTTTCGTAACTCTTTCCACTTGTACAAATAGCATGCCCCTTAATCCCAAAAtgattataaaacaaaaaagtaaattaGCGATCTTTGTCTCACTAGGTATAACTAGTGTCATTTTAATTTCTTGCACTTAACTGTCTTGTTTTCTGATCCACAGTGCTTCTGCTTTGAAGAACAACTGTTAAACCCTCGAGAAGAGGTGGACATGcctgttttcttttatattGACCCAGAGTTTGACGATGACCCCAGAATGGCACAGGTTGACACAATTACACTATCTTATACCTTTTTCGAAGCGAAAGAAGGACAAAAGTTACCCCTTCCTGGGTACAGTTAAATAAGCAGCACACACTGTATTCTGTTAAGACTTTATATTTCAAATtgtaacagagagagagagatcgagGTATTTATAGAATATCAAATTGCTGCAGGCATTTTGTCAATGTAAGTATGATGTCTGTGAATATGTTGTGGCTAATACAACATGCTATTTTAATGAAATTCTActtgtgttattattttaactgaACAAGTAAGTAAAACAGTGCAGCTCAGTAAACcacatctttgtactgtagTAACTGAGTGCAGGTAAATTGAAGTACCTTTTAATAGCACTAGAGGGGGACACGGTCACACTTTTTGTACTTCATTGCAAGCCATTCAACGAGTGATGTAAAGTACATCTGTGTGTTTTGTTAGCTACAGATGtcaagtgaaagtaaaaacacaacagagTAGAATAACGTTTCTGGAATCAGTGTGATGATTTAAGACAACAAAATATGTATGGCTCAaatgttctgttgttgatttatGCTGTATTTTGAAAAGCAAAGCAGTTACAAGGATACACCTGGTTGAAGTGTAAATTCATGGTATATTCAAGCTGTATGCAGAGCCTCATGGCTGTGAATGTCACATTTTGAACTCAGGACCGAAACGTAACTTCTGTATTAAACAGCACATGGATATAAATTCTCATTTTGAAAAAGAAATTTTGGTTCTGTGATATAATGCACTCTTTTGTTGTGCAATGAAAACAaggcattatcaaatattgaatTTGTAGGATTTTTTTGTGTGGCCTCTACAAATGTGATTGtgatacaaatatttaaattccTTACTTTATCAAAATGTACCTTTCTGTTTTAtggtaaaatatttacattgctGAAAATTAGGCATTCTTAGCTTTTATGTGTGGTCGGAGGACTTATGGGCTCAGTGGCACCAGTGAAAAAACATGACATGTAATCACAACTTGTCAACAACTAGTTCAGTCTGCATTGATTGcaatgttttacactctttagttacatttatgacagaaacggtagttacttattacacaagattcatcagttcacaagtttaatgtcaaacacagtcatggacaattttgtatctccaattcacctcacttgcatgtctttggactttggaaaccggagctcccagaggagacccacacagacacgtggagaacatgcaaactccacacagaatggacccagaccttcccacctggggatcgaacacaggatcttcttgctgtgaggcaacagagcTACACAGAGAGCCACCGtgttatattttgttattgatttacattttcgacatttagcagacgtttcaGCATTTCAGCATTTGTTCAAAGCGacggtatacagtatacaggggttgaggtttaagggcccaacagtggcaacctggcagtggtggggtttgaaccagcaaccttcagcttactagtccagtaccttaaccactgggctacaactATAACTGCATTGGTTATTTGCATTGAAGTGAATGAGTTAGTTTGAACAAGTTCTGAAACAGGGTTATTATTGTAAAACACAAAGTACTGTACAAAGCACATGAAGTACTTCCACTAGAACTTCTACcttctgattttttttacaaCCTAGGTCCATGAGGTGTTggatttattttagaaataaaaagctTTACTACATACATaatatggagatgcagatttgtatttttaaattagTTCCCTGACTGCAGAAAGAACCCCTACATGGAACGTAAACAGTCATGTAATGTTTAGGGCAGCTGATACTTGAAGACCAGGTATTTACAAACTTtacaaatcaaaataaattGTCACAACTGTAACTGGTGGGATAAAAAAAGGTTAATACTCTAGTAAATATATTGGTAAGTTGTTAATAGTGAGGTCAGTTAAGACTGTAAATGCCATGCATGCCACAGTCACTTTATTTCTTAATTACGCCTGTTTTTGTGCTCCATTCGACGACGTCATTCTTTTTTCCTCGGAAAACAACAAACCTAACCACGTTGCGCATGGAAATAGCGCACTGACTTTGAATCAGGCGGATGATTTACTTAACTGTATAGGTTAATCCGAGTGCATGATGTCACCACTGATCCGGGATCAGGTCTTATCTTGTATCTGGAGTCTTGGCAGCTCTAGTAGCCACGCCCACTCCAGTCCTACTGCGCGGGTACAAACTTTGACGGACACACTGGATAACTAGTGAAAGGACAGAGTTGCCCTAGCAACTCCGCCGAAGAGCCAATCAGAGCAGGTGGTGGTAAAGTAACGTTTTCCCTGTTGAGGGAGGCTGAGGTACAAGCACAATCCAGCCTGAACTATCAGTGACGAGAAAAATCAAACAAGGAATCCAGTCGCGCAAAGTGTCAGGAACTGTTTTTCTAGTGCGTTTTTTGATGTGAACAGTA
This genomic interval carries:
- the LOC134321857 gene encoding cytochrome c oxidase assembly protein COX11, mitochondrial; this encodes MLMSFALRGCCVKHYVQPFFCNARTLARNLNTRGLVTFSNKQFVKRSSLRFANQIRGAKTHRNKQYNQQDDWKHKNKTILTYIVAAGVGMIGMSYAAVPLYRLYCQATGLGGTAIAGHDADLVEKMKPVKERVIKVTFNADTHASLQWNFRPQQSEIYVVPGETALAFYRAQNPTDKPVIGISTYNVVPFEAGQYFNKIQCFCFEEQLLNPREEVDMPVFFYIDPEFDDDPRMAQVDTITLSYTFFEAKEGQKLPLPGYS